The following DNA comes from Thermococcus piezophilus.
GAGAAGAAAACAATGGGATCAGAGAGGTTTCAACTTTTTCTCTCTAGCTCGCTCGGGAAATTTATCGCGTCGAACGGACAGAGCTGGTTGCAGACGCCGCAGCCGGTACAGAGGAGCTCGTCGATTTTCACCTTGTTAGTCTCTGGGTCGTAGACCAGAGCTGGACAGCCAGTCAGGAGTATGCAGGCCTTGCAGCCAGTGCACTTCTCCTCTACAACTACGGGAATTTCGCCTATCTCACCGCGCCTTATCACAGGAATGACGCACTCCCGCCTAGCTATTATCACGGCCGGCCCTTTAACCTGCATGGCCTCCTTTATGGCCTCTCTCGTTGCCTTCAGGTCGTAGGGATCTACAGTCTTAACGTACTGGACTCCAAGCGCCTTGACAAGGGCTTCTATGTCTACCTCTTTGAACTTCTTTCCAGTCTCGCTTCCCCCCGTTCCCGGATGCGGCTGGTGGCCGGTCATTGCCGTCGTCCTGTTGTCGAGTATCATGACCAAGACGTCCAGATTCTTGTAGACAGCATCAACCAGTGGCTGGATTCCGTTGTGGAAGAATGTAGAGTCTCCGATCGTCGCTATGATTTTTTTCTTTATTGCCACGCTCTGGCCGTTGGCTAGGCTTATGCTCGCACCCATCACGAACTCCGTCCAGATGGCCTCGAGCGGCGGGAGGAGCGAGAGGGCGTAGCAGCCTATGTCACCGTGTATTGGAACCGAGTAGCGGCCCAGCTTGAGATCCCTTAGAGCGTCTAAAGCTGCCCTGTATGAGCCCCTGTGAGGACAGCCGGGACACATCACCGGTGGCCTCTTGGGGGCGAGACTTTCCGCGTAGGCCACTTCTTCCGGCTTGGTGTATTCCTCCGCTTCCCTGCCTAGGAGCCTCAGCAGAGCGTTTCTGATGAGGCTTGGGTTGAGCTCACCTTCAAGGGGTAAGTGGACAGTCCTCTTGCCGTAGATGGGAACGTTGAGACCAGCTTCGTAGGCCGCTATTTTAACCTCCTCCTCGAGGAAGGGAGCGCCGTCCTCAATGACTATTGCGAAGTCAACCGTTTTGAGGAAGTCAACGACCAGCTTTCTCGGCAGTGGGTGTGGGGTGGAGAGCTTTAGAACCTTGAAATCGCCGTCGAGCTTTGGAAGAACCTCTCTCACGTAGTTGTAGGGTGCTCCTTCGACGATTATTCCAATCCTTCCCTCGCCCTCGACCCAGTTGAAGGGCATCGAGTTGAATTCCTCCTCAATCTTTCTCAGCGTCTCGTTGAGCCACTTGTGCCTCCTCCTGTTGCCATCCATGCTTGCCCTTACATAGCGCTCTATGTCCTTCTTGAACTTGGGCTCTCTGTTCAGCTCCACAAATTCTCCAACATCAACATCGGCCGTCGTGTGGTTCACCCTCGTGGTCGTTCTGAAGATGACAGGGACTTTATGGCGCTCACTCAGCTCGTAGGCGTAGATGATCAAATCGTGGGCCTCTTGAGGATCGGCAGGCTCAAGAACCGGGAGAAGCGAGAGCTTTCCATAATACCTGTCATCCTGCTCCGTCTGGCTGGTATGCGGTCCCGGGTCGTCCGCGACGAGAATAACTAAGCCACCTTCAACGCCCGAATATGCCAGGCTCATCAGCGGGTCGGCGGCGACGTTTAGGCCAACGCACTTCATAGTTACGAGCGCCCTTAGGCCGGTGTATGCAACCCCGGCGGCCTCCTCCAGGGCGACCTTCTCGTTGGGCGCCCACTCGGCGAAGACTTCTGGCTTGAGATGGGCAATTGTCTCGATGACCTCGGTTGAGGGGGTTCCTGGGTAACCAGTTGCGAAGACGACGCCCGATTCAAGGGCACCGTAGGCTATCGCTTCGTTTCCCATGAGAAGCTTTTTCTCACGTTTCTTGGCTTTGGACTTGACTAAATCAGAAGGATAAGCCTTAACCGTCTCCACGATGACCACCATATGCTATCTGTGCCGAGGGTTAAAACTCTATGCTCAGAAAAGTACCTGTAAAAATCGAAAAATTTTCGAAAGTCACTTTTCCCCTTTTTCCTTCTTTCCGTAGAATGCCCTGTTGGGTGTCCTAGTGAATGTATTGCTGATGCTCTGACGGCCGCTTGAGAAGGCAAAGATAGCGGCACCCATCAGGAATAAGAGAAGTATTACAATGGCCACTGAGGTGATGTCCTCCTTAAGGCCGATGGCCATCAGGACCACAGGTGCTCCGATTATTCCAATGACCACGGGGCCATAAAGACCATAAGGAGCTTATATCCATTCTCTCCATGAAGAAACCCAAGATTTATCTTTCTTCCCCTAACGCTTCCTCCTGTCGTCGTAGAAGTATTTGGCGTAGGCCTGCGCCGGGGCGTCCATGATGGGTCTCTTTACTGTGAAGGCGTAGGTTATCAAAAAACGATTACCAGGCCAGCGGCAAATTATCCAATGAACCTGAACAGCAGGTAGAACGATGCCAGAAGGGTACCTATTATTACAAGAAGCACAACTCCAAAGATTCCGAACAGTATTTTATGCCCGTACCTCTTCATGAAGAGGTCGAAGTCCATAGGTCTCACCATAAACATTTCCTAGGCTATTGAGTAAGAACCTTCCGGGAGAAGCTTAAATATTCTGGCTGAGAAAGTCTCAATGTGGTGGAAATGAAGATTGGAGAACTCATCCAACTGCTCGACGAAACGATAGCCAACATTAAGATTGCCATAATAGCCAACCAGAACAGGGCCTTTGAGAGCCCGCACACGAGCTATGAGTTCACCCAGCGCGCTTTAGAGCTTCAGGAGGATCTTGATGACCTAATGAAGGCCAGAGAATACCTAAGCAAATTCGACCCGGAGGATGAGGCGGAGAACCACTTCTCCAAGGAAGAGCTCAGGGAGTTCCTAAAGATGCTTGAGTTGCTGAGAAACACCGACGCCCACGTCTACTGAGGTGGTTTCATGGACTTCGGAGAGCTGGAGAGAAAGGTTGTGGTCTTCCGTGATGCACGAGGCTGGGCGAAGTATCACACGCCCAAAAACCTCGCCATCTCGGCAGTGGTTGAGCTCGGCGAACTTTTGGAGCACTTCCAGTGGGAAACCGACGAGGAGATTCTTGAACTCGCCGAGAACCCAACCAAAAGGGAAGCGATAGCCGACGAGATTGCGGATGTCATAATCTACATTACACTCCTCGCCCATGAGCTTGGAAACTACCTCTTCTTCTGTTTTACGAGTAGGGGAACCAACACTAATCCAACTAACAAAGCTGGTCCGCAGATGTCTTTTGATTTTGTGTTCTCACTACGAGCCCAGGGTGGGGTAATAACTTTAAACACTGGTTCGTTCCACTTGCATGTCATGTTGTTTTCTCCTCTCTGGCATTCGAAGGTAATGTACTGCTCGCATTCACCACAGTACCCGCCGTACAGGACTACTTTAAAAGTGGTTGCGTTAAGTTCAACCTCCCATCTGGTTATTGTGCTGTTCCAGTAACCTTTTTCCCAGTGCTCTCCGGTAATATTAGGCAGATAGTTTTTAACCCCCCATTGGTATTCTTCGAGAACCTTTAAGAGATTCCAGTCAGAAAGGTTGAATGGGACGGTTGGAGTGTGAGGGTAGTATGTGTCAAATCTGTTTATCCTATTCCCGGATGAATAGTATGTGAGGGTTTTGATATGTGTCTCATTGTATGGAAGGATAGTGTATATTTTGTCAATCACTGAGTCATTAAGCGGGTTTAATGGGGGAGAAGTAGGGTGTGGGCCACCTTTATCTAATATCCATAACACGGTATCATTTTCTTTGAGAACATCCCAGATACTGATGGCATTTGTTTTTGGCAGTACGATAAGAAGGGAAAAAACGAAAAGAACAAAAGCGATCCTTTTCAACTCTCATCCCTCCCAGTTGATCCTTAAATAGTAGCCGACTCCAGTGTACGGGCCAACCTTTGGAGTATAGTCTACCGGCAGTGTTGAATCTGGGATCCTATTAAAGTCTAAGTCAATATACAGTTTTGCATCCTGATCGTACACTTCGTTATATGATAAAGTATGACCTATCGTAAGTAGGGCGAATACAACTTCCCACGCTGAGGTCATGTTCCGAGGTATCCGATTGATAATGTACGTTCTGTGCCAGTGAGTTAGCATTATCTCTTCTAGTTTGTCTAGATCGTTAGGCCCGTTGTGATCTTTTATGACTTTAATTAGCCCATATCCAAATTTTTCTCTCAGTTTTTTGTCGTATTCGAGGAGTTCGTTGTAGAACCAGTCGTAATCGTTCTTTTGGTTTGGATTGCCTTTTGTGCTTAGTTCGGTGGCTATTTTTGAATCGTCATGACCTTTCTTATTCCCTCGAATCCGCATATCCCGTACTCTGTTTCGAGCACATATTCCAGTGTGAATCCATCCGTATCTCCGTCCATATCATAGTCCCATGAGAATGGTGCACCGTACTCGTCGTCAATACCAAAGACAAAGTGTGCAAGCTCGTGAGCCACGCCCCTGTAATATCCAAGGTTTTCCGGAGTGCCATACCAGTCCTTTTGGAGGTGAACGTAACCTTTGGGCACTGTTGAATTCTCTTTAAACCAGAGCCAGTACCTGAAACCATGACTAGTATAAAACCCGCCGGATTCCTCGATCCGTACCATTGAGTTCTCCCACTCTTCACTGCCCACCTGCACGTTGTTCTTTATGCTGATTTCAGCTATCATTGCGTAGCCATCGGTGTAATCGTAGATTACTTGGCTCGCCCTCTGAAAGCCTTTGATTAGTTTTTTGAGGTAATCCTCGTCAGCTTTCCAACCAATCGCGACTGAGAGCTTTATCCCAAGAACGTCGGGCTTCGCGGGGGTCTTTCCCTATGAACAGCTCCACCGCGTTCGGGACTCCATCTCCATCGTAGTCGTAGTATGTGTCATTACGCTCTGGCGAGAACTTGTTGGTTCCAAGCTCTTTGTTAAGCTCCATCTCTCTGTGGAATGGTATCCCATCACCGTCGGCGTCGTTCAGCTTGATGAGGAACCATATTTCTGCATCGTCCTCATCAACGTCCGTTGAGGTTGCAACGGCGTCAAAGGTCAGTGAACTCGTCTCAGTTGAGGTTTCTGAACTCGAAACTGACTCGGTGCTGAGGGTCTTGACGCTATCCTTCCCCTTCCTGAAAGTGAGCGTTGCCTCGTATTTGGCTTCGTTCTTGGCCTTTGGCGTTGCGTTGGTCGTGAGGTTGCTCATGTTGGCGTCTTTGTCTGCCCCCCGTGGGGGTTGCACTCACTTCATCGTTCAGCCTTATTGCCCTCACTTCGGCGTTCCACTTGTTGATGAGGAGGACTCTCCTCTGGGTCCCGTTGGGGAGTGTTAGGGTGAAGAGCACGGCTTCTTCAGGATTTGTGTATTGGTAGAGGGTTCCGCTCTGGTAGTCTTTTATCTCCAGCTCGTCTATTCCGTCCCAGCCATGAACGTCTGTGATGTTTACAACGCTTAAATCGTAGCCAAGAGCCTCAAGCTCGTCGTAGTGCTTGGAGAAGGGTTCGATGTCGGTGCTTGAGTCTAAATCTCCACAAGAGCCGTCGCCACAGCCGCTCAGGTGGCCGTAACTGAAGTACTCTTTGTGGTCATCGGGATAGTCGTCGCCGCTCCAGGTTCCGGTTAGAGTGTTAAACACTAT
Coding sequences within:
- a CDS encoding CGP-CTERM sorting domain-containing protein; the protein is MTCKWNEPVFKVITPPWARSENTKSKDICGPALLVGLVLVPLLVKQKKR
- the iorA gene encoding indolepyruvate ferredoxin oxidoreductase subunit alpha; this encodes MVVIVETVKAYPSDLVKSKAKKREKKLLMGNEAIAYGALESGVVFATGYPGTPSTEVIETIAHLKPEVFAEWAPNEKVALEEAAGVAYTGLRALVTMKCVGLNVAADPLMSLAYSGVEGGLVILVADDPGPHTSQTEQDDRYYGKLSLLPVLEPADPQEAHDLIIYAYELSERHKVPVIFRTTTRVNHTTADVDVGEFVELNREPKFKKDIERYVRASMDGNRRRHKWLNETLRKIEEEFNSMPFNWVEGEGRIGIIVEGAPYNYVREVLPKLDGDFKVLKLSTPHPLPRKLVVDFLKTVDFAIVIEDGAPFLEEEVKIAAYEAGLNVPIYGKRTVHLPLEGELNPSLIRNALLRLLGREAEEYTKPEEVAYAESLAPKRPPVMCPGCPHRGSYRAALDALRDLKLGRYSVPIHGDIGCYALSLLPPLEAIWTEFVMGASISLANGQSVAIKKKIIATIGDSTFFHNGIQPLVDAVYKNLDVLVMILDNRTTAMTGHQPHPGTGGSETGKKFKEVDIEALVKALGVQYVKTVDPYDLKATREAIKEAMQVKGPAVIIARRECVIPVIRRGEIGEIPVVVEEKCTGCKACILLTGCPALVYDPETNKVKIDELLCTGCGVCNQLCPFDAINFPSELERKS